One Balaenoptera musculus isolate JJ_BM4_2016_0621 chromosome 13, mBalMus1.pri.v3, whole genome shotgun sequence genomic window, CCGCGTGTTCAGGCCCCGCCCTCTGAGCGTTTAGGCTCCGCCCCTCTTTCGGGTGATAAGGAAGGACTTTCAGGTCCAGGCTCTCAACACCTGAAGACTTGACCCCCAAAACCCCGGGTCTCGTCCCTGACCCTGCAACCCTACGACTCCAGACTTCTGCCAGGACCTCTAGGACTCCTAGAGCCGTCCTTTTAGAGCTCCAGGTTCCTCCCCCTGGATCATCTGACTTTACCTTTTGAAACTTCCGGGTCTGTCGAGTATCTCAGACCTCACCTATAGGGCCCACAGACTTGTTCTTAGACACCACTGATCTCACGCTGGAGTTCCAGACCTTGTTCCCAAGAACTTGAAGAGCTTATCTGTAGGACCCTCCAGATTTACCCCAGAGCCCCAGCCTCACCCAGGGCTTCCAGATCATGCCCCTAGGACCCTGAGACCCACCCCAGGACCCCCAAACCTGCCCCAGGGCCTCAAGTCTCACTTTCAGTACCCCTGTCTTCAGGTCTCATCTCTAAGACCCTCTGGTCAAGAGACCCTTCCCCAGGACCGAAGACCTCACCCCTTGGACCTCTAACCCTCACTTTTAGGGCCTTCGAACTCATTTAGGGCTCCCAGGTTCTCTCGGAAAACTCTAGGTGTTACTTCTAAGGCCCTAAGCCTTCTCTGCATGATTCCCAAGCCTAAACTGGCAGATACCTAGACTCCCAGACCCTTCTTCCAGGACCTCCACAGCCTGCCTTGGAATAATCAGACCTTTTATGCAGGACCTCCACTATCTCCCCAGAAGCTTCCAGCCTGCTCCACAACCCCCAAGGCTCATGCCTTACCTCTCTACCTCCCTGGCCTTATCCCAGGACCCTTCAGACTCTGAGATTTGCCCAAGACCCCATAGATATACTGTATATCTGTTTAGGTACTGTAtacattaaaagtatatatactgTATACTCACTCTGGGGTGAGTCTACACCCCAGACTCGGATCAGAACTCCCTTTCTTGCCTACTGCCTGGAATTATCCTCAGACTGTCACGTCCCACAGGCAGGCAGCCCTGGAGATCACTGCTCGCTACTGTGGCCGGGAGCTGGAGCAGTATGGCCAGTGTGTGGCAGCCAAGCCTGAGTCATGGCAACGAGACTGTCACCACCTTAAGATGAGCATTGCGCAGTGCACGTCCGCCCAGTGAGTGTGGGCAAGTACGGGGCAGGTTGCgggggggggaggtgggcagtggggtGGAAGTCTCCCTGGGCCTGAAATGCCCTGCCCCTGCAGCCCAGTCATCCGGCAGATCCGCCAGGCCTGTGCGGAGCCTTTTGAGGCCTTTGAGGAATGTCTTAGACAGAACGAGGCAGCCGTGGGCAACTGCGCAGAACATGTGCGCCGCTTCCTGCAGTGTGCTGAGCAGGTGCAGCCGACACACACACCCTCTACCGCAGAGGTAAGACAGCGGCTCAGCATCTCATCCCACCCCTTCATCTTTCTAGCTGCTCAGAGTAAAGACCTTGGGGTCAGCCTCAGCCCCACGCAGACCTTTACCATGCATCCCGCTTCCAGAACATCAGAACGTGTTCCCCTCTTACCCATTCCATAGTCCCTGCTTTAGTCCAGCCatctcctccacccctccacaGCCAAGATACCTGCCCCAGCCTTCTCCCTGGTCTCCCTGAATCCCCTCTTACCTTGCCTCCGTGCGGTGGCCAGAGAGAACATTTAGGAACTGAAAACTAGTCACATTACACCTTTGCTTAAAGCTCTTCAGTGACTTCTCATCCACACTGAGAACAAAATCCCAGGTTCCTGCTGGTTCTCTGTGTTCTTCCCCAGGCTGACCTGATCCACCTCCTCCCTTACccactctccctttctcttcctcactgCCTCTCAGCTGTATGGGCAATGGGGGTAAGGATGGGGCAAAAAAGTCTTAACTGTTTTTAATGTATACAGTACCTAAACAGATTTACAGTATATCTATGGTATTAAAATGTCATGGATGggtgcaattttttaaaaatgtctaaaaagacTCCTCGTGGGGGCAAAAGGTTGAGAAACGCTGGTTTAGATGTTTACTGTCTCCCCCACTGGCCTGGAAGCTCCAAAGGCAAAAGACACATCTTTCACCAGCTCCCTCTCAAGCCCCTCTCATTTGCCCCTCTCTCGGTTCCTGGGGCCCCATCTTCTCTATTCGCACCCAGAAGAGAAGCCTTCTCTTGGACCTCCATGCTGTCTGTCTTGGACCTCCATGCTGTCTGTCTTACCTCAGTCAGTCCATTCTCCGTGAAGGTCCCAGAGTGATCCCAAAGGAACTCTGACTGCGTACTGCTTCATGGCTCGCGTTGACCAGGCCAAGTCTACACTCCGGCACAGCCTCTCGGGCCCTGCAGGATACGGCCTTTGGCCCTATCTCTACCCGACATCCACCTCAAGCTCTGTGTTTCCTGCCCCAGTGAACATGCAATTACTCGAATGCCGGTCTCTCCTGCTGCCAGGCTTTTATCTCACTGTTTCCCTCTGCCGGGACTGCCCTTCCTATTCCATCTGGCTAATTCTTAT contains:
- the CHCHD5 gene encoding coiled-coil-helix-coiled-coil-helix domain-containing protein 5, whose product is MQAALEITARYCGRELEQYGQCVAAKPESWQRDCHHLKMSIAQCTSAHPVIRQIRQACAEPFEAFEECLRQNEAAVGNCAEHVRRFLQCAEQVQPTHTPSTAEAQPLPAS